A genomic stretch from Setaria italica strain Yugu1 chromosome VII, Setaria_italica_v2.0, whole genome shotgun sequence includes:
- the LOC101774128 gene encoding 40S ribosomal protein S8 — protein sequence MGISRDSMHKRRATGGKQKAWRKKRKYELGRQPANTKLSSNKTVRRVRVRGGNVKWRALRLDTGNYSWGSEAVTRKTRILDVVYNASNNELVRTQTLVKSAIVQVDAAPFKQWYLTHYGVDIGRKKKAPAAKKDAAEGQEGEAVAEETKKSNHVTRKLEKRKVGRQLDPHIEEQFGSGRLLACIASRPGQCGRADGYILEGKELEFYMKKLQKKKGKGAAA from the exons atgg GTATCTCGCGTGACTCGATGCACAAGCGCCGGGCTACCGGTGGGAAACAGAAGGCCTGGAGGAAGAAGCGAAA GTATGAGCTTGGCCGCCAGCCTGCTAACACCAAACTGTCCAGCAACAAGACAGTGAGGAGGGTACGTGTCCGTGGAGGAAATGTGAAGTGGAGGGCTCTCCGCCTGGATACTGGTAACTACTCATGGGGAAGTGAGGCTGTTACCCGCAAGACCCGTATCCTGGATGTTGTCTACAATGCGTCAAACAATGAGCTTGTTCGCACCCAGACCCTTGTGAAGAGTGCTATTGTGCAAGTTGATGCTGCCCCATTCAAGCAGTGGTACCTCACTCACTATGGAGTGGACATTggtaggaagaagaaggcccctGCTGCCAAGAAGGATGCTGCTGAG GGTCAAGAGGGTGAGGCTGTAGCTGAGGAAACAAAGAAGAGTAACCATGTCACAAGGAAGCTTGAGAAGCGCAAGGTGGGGCGCCAACTTGACCCACACATTGAGGAGCAATTTGGCAGTGGAAGGTTGTTGGCGTGCATTGCTTCTCGCCCTGGGCAGTGTGGCCGAGCTGATGG GTACATCCTTGAGGGTAAAGAGCTCGAGTTctacatgaagaagctccagaagaagaagggcaagggtGCTGCAGCTTAG